The candidate division WOR-3 bacterium genome has a window encoding:
- a CDS encoding DUF5683 domain-containing protein — protein sequence MMAYIIFLISKSTKTAMLLTTLIPGGGQFYTERYFKGLIIGGAQTYFLYREINTQIELNKIEKEINKTIELEQKRQKLLEERTQLTWWIALVWTIGILDAYIDAQLYNFESSFSLNCSGTLKAQICLKF from the coding sequence ATGATGGCTTATATAATATTTTTGATCTCAAAATCTACAAAAACAGCAATGTTACTCACCACTTTAATCCCTGGGGGAGGACAATTTTATACAGAAAGATATTTTAAAGGGCTAATAATAGGAGGAGCTCAAACCTATTTTTTATATAGAGAAATAAACACCCAAATAGAGTTAAACAAAATAGAGAAAGAAATAAACAAAACCATAGAATTAGAACAAAAAAGACAAAAACTCTTAGAAGAGAGAACACAACTCACTTGGTGGATTGCTCTTGTTTGGACAATCGGAATTTTAGATGCCTACATAGATGCTCAACTTTATAATTTTGAAAGCAGTTTTTCTTTAAATTGCTCTGGAACTCTTAAGGCTCAAATTTGTCTTAAATTTTAA
- a CDS encoding PD-(D/E)XK nuclease family protein encodes MGKFLIIPFYENFIKCLGDYLYEENNNDLSSLCVVFPGIRPSHFLLDYLKRKIKKAFLPPTRFSIEEWMQYLFSLKREEKIPGEFDLIYLLYKAIIESSIEERNPLIKMTRSISNYIYWGRSLLNALEEMEIQKVSEKEIKPLATYEESFLDWAKEFWKYFKIIKSNFYKLLRNNNLTFRGEVFRWVSENIETLSELIPFKKVIFAGFYAITKSEEEMMKFLFLQNKADIIIQSEEIKEEIPISSPSYFHSKWIKAWGINPIELKNERKKEPEIFFHKCFDTHTEVMAACEIFSNFKGKDKNVAIVLPNSNSLIPLISELVQPSSSIFNITMGYPLKRTALFALLKIVFSLQKTKKKEKGENLYYIKDYLNLIQHPWIKTIISKNGEEVLSVLINYLKNKLTIENREKLKNFFTLEEIKNLIVFEEVKKYLDDESKIKETMADLEKIHFLSIEAFSNIYSVKEISINLLNLISFLYIRSSIKKHPLNDQYIGTLYEKLNEIKNSIFSEINFKNSYDATTFFENYLLPLKIPFKGEPLKGVQIMGMLETRNLNFDQIIILDVNEGILPEVNKYDPILPPGFRKIVGLPDYRESESIYAHNFFRLIAWGKEVHLIYKEGKLRDVDRNIKSRFIEKLVWEKEKEKKTINHFNRIFKLHPLETKKIRNIEKNEKILKKLKNIEYSPTNVDVYLRCPLQFYYRFILELEEALEVEEEIEKNVIGKFIHSFLREYYTKFLGQKLSLNAKDFITNLEQKIKGTFKEGGGQILLGDIIKSTLKKFLEYEIERSTLSNIYIRELEKKIKGNLNLKGETFRLEGRIDRVEEIEDRLYIIDYKTGESKKIKRLKENELIENMKDIRKNIESFQLPIYVYLYSKFSKIPIEKIQAKILNIRKPREEILFFSEDMNFYLKALQITLCEITNPKIPFYPVPQEHCNFCPYKLICSEGS; translated from the coding sequence TTGGGTAAGTTTCTAATAATTCCATTCTATGAAAATTTCATTAAATGTTTGGGAGATTATCTATATGAAGAAAATAATAATGATCTCTCCTCTTTATGTGTAGTATTCCCAGGTATAAGACCTTCCCATTTTCTTCTCGATTATTTAAAAAGAAAAATAAAGAAAGCATTCCTTCCTCCTACTCGTTTTTCAATAGAAGAATGGATGCAATATCTTTTCAGCCTTAAAAGGGAAGAAAAGATCCCTGGGGAATTTGATCTTATCTATCTTTTATATAAAGCAATTATAGAAAGCAGCATAGAAGAAAGAAATCCTCTTATTAAAATGACAAGGTCTATAAGCAATTATATCTATTGGGGGAGAAGTTTACTTAATGCCTTAGAAGAAATGGAAATCCAGAAGGTTTCAGAAAAGGAAATAAAACCATTAGCGACTTATGAAGAGAGCTTTTTGGATTGGGCAAAGGAATTTTGGAAATACTTTAAAATTATTAAAAGTAATTTTTATAAGCTTTTAAGAAACAATAACTTAACTTTTAGAGGAGAAGTCTTTCGCTGGGTTTCGGAAAATATTGAGACTCTATCCGAATTAATTCCTTTTAAAAAAGTTATATTCGCAGGATTTTATGCTATAACAAAATCTGAAGAAGAAATGATGAAATTTCTATTTTTACAGAATAAGGCAGATATAATAATTCAATCGGAAGAAATAAAAGAAGAAATACCAATTTCTTCTCCTTCCTATTTTCACTCTAAGTGGATAAAAGCTTGGGGAATCAATCCAATAGAATTAAAAAACGAAAGGAAAAAAGAACCCGAGATATTTTTCCATAAATGTTTCGACACTCACACAGAAGTTATGGCAGCTTGTGAGATTTTTTCTAACTTCAAGGGAAAAGATAAAAATGTAGCAATAGTTCTTCCAAATTCTAATTCTCTTATTCCTCTTATCTCTGAATTAGTTCAACCTTCCTCTTCCATATTCAATATTACGATGGGATACCCTTTAAAAAGAACGGCTCTCTTTGCTCTTCTGAAAATTGTTTTCTCATTGCAAAAGACAAAAAAGAAAGAAAAAGGGGAAAATCTTTATTATATTAAGGACTATCTTAATTTAATTCAACATCCATGGATTAAAACAATCATAAGTAAAAATGGAGAGGAGGTTCTTAGTGTTCTAATCAACTATCTCAAGAATAAATTGACTATAGAAAATAGAGAAAAATTAAAAAATTTCTTTACTCTAGAAGAAATAAAAAATTTGATTGTCTTTGAAGAGGTTAAAAAATATTTAGATGACGAAAGCAAAATAAAAGAAACTATGGCTGATCTTGAAAAAATACATTTTCTTTCAATTGAAGCATTCTCTAACATTTATTCTGTGAAAGAAATTTCCATAAATTTACTCAATCTAATCTCTTTTCTTTACATTAGATCGAGTATAAAGAAACATCCTCTTAATGACCAGTATATAGGAACTCTATATGAGAAGCTCAACGAAATAAAAAATTCCATATTCTCCGAGATTAATTTCAAAAATAGTTATGATGCTACCACATTTTTTGAAAATTATCTCCTTCCTTTAAAGATTCCATTTAAAGGAGAGCCTCTTAAGGGAGTTCAGATTATGGGAATGCTTGAAACAAGAAACCTTAATTTTGATCAAATAATAATTCTTGATGTGAATGAGGGTATTTTACCAGAAGTAAACAAATATGATCCAATCCTTCCCCCTGGATTTAGAAAAATTGTGGGGCTACCCGATTATAGAGAAAGTGAATCCATTTATGCTCATAATTTTTTTAGATTAATTGCCTGGGGCAAAGAGGTTCACCTAATTTATAAAGAAGGAAAACTTAGAGATGTAGATAGAAATATTAAATCAAGATTTATAGAAAAACTCGTTTGGGAGAAAGAAAAAGAGAAAAAAACAATAAATCATTTTAACAGAATCTTTAAGTTACACCCTTTAGAAACCAAAAAAATTAGAAACATTGAGAAGAATGAGAAAATTTTAAAAAAGCTAAAGAATATAGAATACTCTCCTACAAATGTTGATGTTTATCTTAGATGTCCTCTTCAGTTTTATTATAGATTTATTCTTGAACTTGAGGAAGCTCTTGAAGTGGAAGAAGAGATAGAAAAAAATGTTATTGGAAAGTTCATTCATAGCTTTTTAAGAGAGTATTATACAAAATTTCTCGGGCAAAAGCTTTCTCTTAATGCAAAAGATTTCATAACTAATTTAGAGCAAAAGATAAAAGGAACTTTTAAGGAAGGAGGAGGACAAATCCTCTTGGGCGATATTATAAAAAGCACTTTAAAGAAATTCTTAGAATACGAAATAGAACGTTCTACTCTCTCTAATATATATATAAGAGAATTAGAAAAAAAGATAAAAGGGAATTTAAATCTAAAAGGAGAAACTTTTAGATTAGAAGGGAGAATTGACAGAGTTGAAGAAATAGAGGATAGATTATACATAATAGATTACAAAACAGGAGAATCAAAGAAAATAAAGCGACTTAAAGAGAATGAACTAATTGAAAATATGAAAGATATTAGAAAAAATATAGAAAGTTTTCAGTTACCAATTTATGTTTATCTTTATTCAAAATTTAGCAAAATTCCAATCGAAAAAATTCAAGCCAAAATATTAAACATAAGAAAACCAAGAGAAGAAATTCTCTTTTTCTCAGAAGATATGAATTTTTATCTCAAAGCCTTACAAATAACTCTTTGTGAAATTACAAACCCTAAGATTCCATTTTATCCAGTTCCTCAAGAACACTGTAACTTTTGCCCATATAAATTAATTTGTAGTGAAGGCTCTTAA
- a CDS encoding UvrD-helicase domain-containing protein has protein sequence MDKRTQLIRILSSAGGGKTYLLSLRYKNLLNEQKENLKRTLAITFTNKAATEMKERILNLLKEEALLGNKHSSVLVDYILNNYSDFHVRTIDSFINSLVKAFSVELGINPEGELLMDSDHYKDLAVSYLIHSIEENEALRAILTNFIINRIEFGGKINWDFHKIIREGMDKIENYERIEDISFKEEKGHLSKLDERIIIYFKKVIKLAEEILKHPLSSKTINQKFLKILEKVTNNREIDSLLESSYLRKDFKLKEESYELYSLLLEIRRSAFKFYELRLMRDYSYQAEVYKAYKEFLEDIKERQRVRFIEDINKELKVLFKDLSVPFIFYRIGENFLHYLIDEFQDTSKDQWQNLLPLIENALSEGGSFFYVGDPKQAIYQWRGGDVKLFDEALGAFRPVGEKEKDSQYIDKNYRSAPVIVEFLGEVFSSLPEKIKEDMGEKRKFYLEAVRQSFPKEKKGKLPKGFVLIKRVYSKEKNIESIFSSLNQELEKTIEDILKRGYKEGDITILVRKNADGKKITEWLCGKGYPVISNETLYLISNPVIKGLLSVLSFLNHPLNNSSFLGFLLSPFFSKKTNLEEKNIIQFVEEIPIGVPYYIQFRKAFPKIWSEYIDVLFRSVGFLPIYDLVTDIIRIFEIPLYCPKEIIFLEAFLEFIHQLEEKSITSIEGFFKEWDRANNSAFPPSILLPEATEAIKIMTIHSAKGLEFPIVILPFTSIPQNKDKNEVVIEYKGIKRIIRIKNEIFPEYNKELKERIKRKIKEKKENWVFEEINNLYVGLSRAKDELYVFLSETPRGYSSLWKEALEGYLTEDLYKKGEAERKISLKEERESIFKDLELKMELRAKESVEHFAHRLILKKKDIHYLLDEEKKKAIKKGELIHKILFYIVDLNDLKEIDFIINRSLNEFNIKEENFFLKKELKSIIKNLFEKEEIKKWFLPGLKVWREKEVISQEGELYRLDRVIVKEKEVDIIDFKTGEEETYPEWEKQLNKYKRALFNFFPGKELKTYIININSKEILEFG, from the coding sequence ATGGATAAAAGAACACAATTAATACGTATTCTCTCTTCGGCTGGTGGAGGCAAAACCTATCTCCTTTCCTTAAGGTATAAAAATTTGCTGAACGAACAAAAAGAAAATCTAAAAAGAACCCTCGCCATAACATTTACTAATAAGGCAGCCACAGAGATGAAAGAAAGAATTTTAAACCTCCTTAAAGAAGAAGCTTTATTAGGTAATAAGCACTCTTCTGTTTTAGTAGACTATATCCTTAATAACTACAGCGATTTTCATGTTAGAACTATTGACTCTTTTATTAATAGCTTAGTTAAAGCTTTCTCTGTTGAACTTGGGATAAACCCAGAAGGAGAACTTTTAATGGATTCTGATCATTATAAGGATCTTGCAGTGTCTTACCTTATTCATTCAATAGAGGAAAATGAAGCTTTAAGGGCTATATTGACTAATTTCATTATAAACAGAATCGAATTTGGGGGGAAAATTAATTGGGATTTTCATAAAATTATTAGGGAAGGAATGGATAAAATTGAAAACTACGAGAGAATTGAAGATATATCTTTTAAAGAGGAAAAGGGACATCTTTCCAAACTTGATGAAAGGATAATTATTTATTTTAAAAAAGTAATAAAACTTGCGGAAGAGATCCTTAAACATCCTCTCTCCTCTAAAACCATAAATCAAAAATTTTTAAAAATTCTGGAAAAAGTCACAAATAATAGAGAGATTGATTCCTTACTTGAAAGCTCTTATTTAAGGAAGGATTTTAAACTCAAAGAGGAGTCTTATGAACTTTATTCTCTTCTTTTAGAGATAAGAAGATCTGCCTTTAAGTTTTATGAATTAAGACTAATGAGAGATTATAGCTATCAGGCTGAAGTCTATAAAGCATACAAGGAATTCTTGGAAGATATTAAAGAAAGGCAAAGAGTGAGATTTATTGAGGACATAAATAAAGAGCTAAAAGTTCTTTTTAAGGATCTTAGTGTCCCTTTTATTTTCTATAGAATTGGAGAAAATTTTCTTCATTATCTCATTGATGAATTCCAAGACACAAGTAAAGATCAATGGCAAAATCTTCTCCCTTTAATAGAAAACGCTCTTTCAGAGGGAGGTTCTTTTTTCTATGTAGGGGATCCAAAACAAGCCATCTATCAGTGGAGAGGCGGAGATGTAAAGCTTTTTGATGAAGCCTTAGGGGCATTTAGACCGGTAGGTGAAAAAGAGAAAGATTCCCAATATATTGATAAAAACTATAGAAGTGCCCCTGTAATAGTTGAGTTCTTAGGAGAGGTTTTTTCAAGTCTTCCAGAGAAAATCAAAGAAGATATGGGAGAAAAAAGAAAGTTTTATTTAGAGGCCGTAAGGCAATCTTTCCCCAAAGAAAAGAAAGGAAAACTTCCCAAAGGATTTGTATTAATTAAAAGAGTTTATTCTAAAGAAAAAAATATAGAAAGTATTTTCTCTTCATTAAATCAAGAATTAGAAAAAACAATAGAAGATATTTTAAAAAGAGGATATAAAGAAGGTGATATTACAATTTTGGTAAGGAAAAACGCGGATGGAAAGAAAATTACAGAATGGTTGTGTGGGAAAGGTTATCCTGTCATCTCTAACGAAACTCTTTATCTTATTAGTAATCCAGTTATCAAAGGATTATTATCCGTTCTTAGCTTCCTTAATCACCCTCTTAATAATTCTTCTTTCCTCGGATTTCTTTTAAGTCCCTTTTTCTCTAAAAAAACAAACTTAGAAGAGAAAAATATAATCCAATTTGTAGAAGAAATTCCTATTGGAGTCCCTTACTATATTCAATTTAGAAAGGCTTTCCCAAAAATATGGTCAGAATATATTGATGTTCTTTTTAGAAGCGTTGGATTCTTACCAATCTATGACCTTGTAACTGATATAATCCGCATTTTTGAAATTCCTCTTTATTGCCCAAAGGAAATAATTTTCCTTGAAGCCTTTCTTGAGTTTATTCACCAACTTGAAGAGAAATCCATAACATCCATAGAAGGATTCTTTAAAGAATGGGATAGAGCAAATAACTCAGCCTTTCCTCCCTCTATTCTATTACCAGAAGCTACAGAAGCCATAAAAATAATGACAATTCATTCTGCAAAAGGGCTTGAGTTCCCAATTGTGATTCTACCCTTTACTTCAATTCCCCAAAATAAAGATAAGAATGAAGTTGTTATAGAATATAAAGGAATTAAACGAATTATTAGAATCAAAAACGAGATCTTTCCTGAATATAATAAAGAATTAAAAGAAAGAATCAAAAGAAAAATTAAAGAAAAAAAAGAAAATTGGGTCTTTGAGGAAATTAATAATCTTTATGTAGGACTCTCTAGAGCAAAAGATGAACTATATGTCTTTTTAAGTGAAACCCCAAGAGGTTATTCTTCCCTCTGGAAAGAAGCTTTGGAAGGGTATTTAACCGAAGATTTATACAAAAAGGGAGAAGCTGAAAGAAAAATTTCTTTGAAAGAAGAAAGAGAATCAATTTTTAAGGACTTAGAGTTAAAAATGGAGTTAAGAGCCAAAGAAAGTGTGGAGCACTTCGCTCATAGATTAATCTTAAAGAAGAAAGATATTCATTATCTATTAGACGAGGAAAAGAAAAAAGCAATAAAGAAAGGAGAACTTATTCATAAAATTCTTTTTTACATAGTGGACTTAAATGACTTAAAAGAAATTGACTTCATAATTAATCGGTCTCTAAATGAATTCAATATAAAAGAAGAAAATTTTTTTCTCAAAAAAGAATTAAAATCCATTATAAAAAATTTATTTGAGAAAGAGGAAATAAAAAAATGGTTTTTACCAGGACTTAAAGTATGGAGAGAAAAAGAAGTAATTTCCCAAGAAGGAGAATTATATAGACTCGATAGGGTTATAGTTAAAGAAAAGGAAGTTGATATTATTGACTTTAAGACCGGAGAAGAAGAGACTTATCCTGAATGGGAGAAACAATTAAATAAATACAAAAGAGCTCTATTTAATTTTTTCCCAGGAAAAGAATTAAAAACCTACATAATTAATATTAACTCTAAGGAGATTCTTGAATTTGGGTAA
- a CDS encoding ROK family protein: MVLYGGIEGGGTKFVCAVGTGPEDLRDEIRFSTKDPKETINKIIEYFKKQNEKQRLTAIGIGSFGPLDLNPNSPTYGYITTAPKAEWQNVDIYGKIKEVFKIPVGLDTDVNVAALGEYEWGAAKGLSDFIYLTIGTGIGGGGMSQGNLLHGLLHPEMGHIYIPHNHKKDPYKGMCPFHKDCLEGLASGPAIKDRWGKPGEELEESHPAWELEATYISYAIVNYICVLSPQRVILGGGVMKKRNLLKLIQKKVKDLLNNYIRVPEITKKIEKYIVLSELGDRAGVLGAIALAKRKEKE; this comes from the coding sequence ATGGTTCTTTATGGTGGAATAGAAGGAGGGGGGACTAAATTTGTTTGTGCGGTAGGGACAGGGCCAGAAGATTTAAGAGACGAGATTCGGTTTTCTACAAAAGATCCGAAGGAGACGATTAATAAAATAATAGAATATTTTAAAAAACAAAATGAAAAACAACGGTTAACTGCAATAGGTATTGGTTCTTTTGGGCCTCTTGATTTGAATCCTAATTCTCCCACTTATGGTTATATAACTACTGCTCCAAAAGCTGAATGGCAGAATGTAGATATTTATGGTAAGATTAAAGAAGTATTTAAGATTCCAGTAGGGTTAGACACAGATGTTAATGTTGCCGCTCTTGGAGAGTATGAATGGGGGGCAGCAAAAGGGCTTTCTGACTTTATCTATCTCACGATCGGAACAGGGATTGGAGGAGGAGGAATGAGTCAAGGGAATCTTCTTCATGGTTTGTTGCATCCCGAGATGGGACACATCTATATTCCGCACAATCATAAGAAAGATCCATACAAAGGAATGTGTCCTTTTCATAAAGATTGTCTTGAAGGATTAGCTTCAGGACCTGCTATAAAAGATCGATGGGGAAAGCCTGGGGAAGAGTTAGAAGAATCCCATCCGGCATGGGAATTAGAAGCCACATATATTTCCTATGCTATAGTTAATTATATTTGTGTTTTGTCACCTCAGCGAGTTATTCTTGGAGGAGGGGTTATGAAAAAAAGAAATCTCTTAAAATTAATTCAAAAAAAGGTTAAGGATCTTCTCAATAACTATATTAGAGTTCCAGAAATCACAAAAAAAATTGAAAAATATATTGTTCTTTCAGAACTTGGGGATCGAGCTGGGGTTTTAGGAGCTATTGCCCTTGCAAAAAGGAAAGAAAAAGAATAA
- a CDS encoding CvpA family protein, translated as MNLFDLFSLIIIFIFSLWGATKGFIVEISEIGGLIISFFLAFYFPLNLRIGTGKYIISFLLYFFTIIFSFSLLSKIIRKTPLLIFDKILGIFTGALKGGLVVITIFLMLSFIPFKAESKLSDSLFYRLSLIVKIPLKNFLKEKIDNFNYKVEPYPKEKGI; from the coding sequence ATGAATTTATTTGATTTATTCTCTTTAATTATTATTTTTATTTTTTCTCTATGGGGAGCAACAAAGGGGTTTATTGTTGAAATCTCAGAAATAGGGGGACTAATAATTTCTTTTTTTCTTGCTTTTTATTTCCCTCTGAATTTAAGAATAGGAACAGGAAAATATATTATTAGTTTTCTTTTGTATTTTTTTACAATAATTTTCTCTTTTTCCTTATTATCAAAGATTATCCGTAAAACACCCCTTCTTATCTTTGATAAAATTTTAGGAATTTTCACTGGGGCTTTAAAAGGTGGACTAGTTGTAATAACAATATTTTTAATGCTAAGTTTTATTCCTTTTAAGGCAGAAAGTAAACTTTCCGACAGTCTCTTCTACAGACTTTCTCTTATAGTAAAAATCCCTTTAAAAAATTTCCTAAAGGAGAAAATCGATAATTTTAATTACAAAGTAGAACCCTATCCAAAAGAAAAGGGAATTTAA
- a CDS encoding RsmG family class I SAM-dependent methyltransferase: MFHVKHYIEKSVKELGIKPDKEKINLLLFYLEELIKWNEKINLVSKKLKKEEILKKLILPSLIPYKMLRKGEKILDFGAGGGIVGIPLKIFLPETIFHFLEAKQKRVVFLEYIASILKIDIKVIKKFVKEKEELEESYDWVLVRGVNPERVPKNIGRKIIYYGKYKGNKLICENELRVKENIVSILSS, encoded by the coding sequence ATGTTTCACGTGAAACATTATATCGAAAAGAGTGTTAAGGAACTTGGAATTAAACCAGATAAAGAAAAAATTAACTTGCTTCTTTTCTATCTCGAAGAACTAATTAAATGGAACGAAAAAATAAACCTTGTTTCAAAAAAACTTAAAAAAGAAGAAATATTAAAAAAATTAATTCTACCCTCTCTAATTCCTTACAAGATGTTGAGAAAAGGAGAAAAAATTCTTGATTTTGGAGCAGGCGGAGGGATTGTAGGGATCCCATTAAAGATTTTTCTACCAGAGACTATCTTCCATTTTTTAGAAGCCAAACAAAAGAGAGTCGTCTTTCTTGAATACATTGCTTCCATATTGAAAATAGATATAAAAGTGATAAAAAAATTTGTAAAAGAAAAAGAAGAACTTGAAGAATCATACGATTGGGTTTTAGTTCGTGGAGTAAATCCGGAGAGAGTCCCAAAAAATATAGGAAGGAAGATAATTTATTACGGGAAATATAAAGGAAATAAGCTTATCTGCGAAAACGAGTTAAGGGTTAAAGAAAACATTGTATCTATCCTTTCTTCTTAA
- the rpsU gene encoding 30S ribosomal protein S21, giving the protein MPGLGVVVREGESFERAFKRFKRLCEKERIRSEIKKHQRYEKPSEKRQRKRRERNKFNNRKRELLI; this is encoded by the coding sequence TTGCCAGGATTAGGCGTGGTAGTGAGAGAAGGAGAATCTTTTGAAAGAGCGTTTAAACGCTTTAAACGCCTTTGCGAAAAAGAAAGAATAAGAAGCGAAATAAAAAAACATCAACGCTATGAAAAACCAAGCGAAAAAAGACAAAGAAAACGCAGAGAAAGAAATAAATTTAATAATAGAAAAAGGGAGTTACTCATTTAA
- a CDS encoding Smr/MutS family protein, whose translation MKNLSSVIGFEKLLEIISNYAESKIGKIIILNLNPYISKEKRETTFKWLKECNEIIHLLPSLQLLKKEEIEIRENILPGEELLYYKNLLELSEKTKEILEENKVLEELRKQLIPLPYLKKEISNFIEEDGTIKPSSTPLLESLYNEKKALENKIEEKINQIFKEKKEILQDKIVTKRLNRMVIPIKYERRNEIEGMIIDFSRTQNTAFVEPKEIINLNNRIAEIENEIEIENKRILKMLTDKTKAEFPSIYKNLKILGEIDALIARIKYAKDFKCIIPEFTEEKKLKLKDTYHPLLLREKKKVEPLNLEFGEKEKILLISGPNAGGKTVLLKTIGINVLSSLAGIPIPAKEGTKFGSFTEVLGIIEDEQSIEENLSSFSSYIVRLSRILEKADENTLILLDELGGNTDPVEGSAISIAILNKLKSKGSLVFATTHLSPLKFYAEREKGMLNGAMEYKNGPTYRLRIGISGGSKAIEIARNFGLPNEIIAEAKKFMNTDILKIENLIEDLSIRTTNLKNQEEEILKLKQELFNLKKEYETKIKLAEEEKERIIREAKEKADEIVSSARATIEKTIKEIKETRASKEAIKKYKKSFASLISKEEKEEKKIKTLSKFSKISYDIDMNVPLEISVRGMTQEEAWKATDKFLDKAILADYPSVRILHGKGSWILRNMLHKKLKKDKRVKSISTPPHYEGGEGVTIVHLK comes from the coding sequence ATGAAAAACCTCTCGAGTGTGATAGGTTTCGAGAAACTCTTAGAAATAATCTCTAATTACGCGGAATCCAAAATAGGGAAAATAATAATCTTGAATTTAAATCCTTATATTTCTAAAGAAAAAAGAGAAACCACTTTTAAGTGGCTTAAAGAATGTAATGAAATTATCCATCTTCTCCCAAGCCTTCAATTATTAAAAAAAGAAGAAATTGAAATAAGAGAAAACATATTACCAGGAGAAGAGCTCCTTTATTATAAGAATTTGTTAGAACTTTCTGAGAAGACAAAAGAAATCCTTGAAGAAAATAAAGTTTTAGAAGAGTTAAGAAAACAGCTTATCCCCCTCCCATATCTTAAAAAAGAAATTTCTAATTTTATAGAAGAAGATGGAACCATTAAACCTTCTTCTACTCCATTATTAGAATCTCTTTATAATGAAAAAAAGGCTCTGGAAAATAAGATCGAAGAAAAAATAAATCAAATATTTAAAGAAAAAAAGGAAATCTTACAAGATAAAATTGTAACAAAAAGATTAAATAGAATGGTCATTCCTATTAAGTACGAAAGAAGAAATGAAATAGAAGGGATGATTATAGACTTCTCCAGAACACAAAATACAGCTTTTGTAGAACCAAAGGAAATAATTAATTTAAATAATAGGATTGCAGAGATAGAAAATGAAATAGAAATAGAAAATAAAAGAATTTTAAAAATGCTTACAGACAAAACAAAAGCGGAATTCCCTTCTATTTATAAAAATTTAAAAATATTAGGAGAAATAGACGCTCTTATAGCAAGGATTAAGTACGCTAAAGATTTTAAATGTATAATCCCGGAATTTACAGAAGAAAAAAAACTAAAACTTAAGGATACTTATCATCCTCTTTTATTGAGAGAAAAGAAAAAAGTAGAACCTCTTAATTTGGAATTTGGAGAGAAAGAAAAGATTCTTCTTATTAGCGGTCCTAATGCCGGAGGAAAAACCGTTCTTCTTAAAACTATTGGTATTAATGTCTTATCTTCATTAGCAGGAATACCTATCCCTGCAAAAGAAGGCACGAAATTTGGATCTTTTACAGAAGTTCTTGGGATTATAGAAGATGAACAATCTATAGAAGAGAATTTGTCTTCTTTCTCTTCTTATATTGTGAGACTAAGTAGAATCTTAGAGAAAGCAGATGAAAATACTTTAATCCTTTTAGACGAACTTGGGGGCAATACAGATCCTGTGGAAGGGAGCGCTATTTCTATTGCCATTCTTAATAAGTTAAAATCCAAAGGGAGCCTTGTTTTTGCTACCACCCACTTGAGTCCTTTAAAATTTTATGCAGAAAGAGAAAAAGGGATGCTAAACGGTGCGATGGAATACAAAAACGGGCCCACATATCGTCTGCGGATAGGAATTTCAGGCGGATCTAAAGCAATAGAGATAGCAAGAAATTTTGGTCTTCCTAATGAAATTATTGCAGAGGCAAAGAAGTTTATGAATACAGATATTCTTAAGATTGAAAACCTAATAGAAGATTTATCTATTAGAACCACTAATCTAAAAAACCAGGAAGAAGAAATTCTTAAATTAAAACAAGAGCTATTTAATTTAAAAAAAGAATACGAAACTAAAATTAAACTCGCTGAAGAAGAAAAGGAAAGAATTATAAGAGAAGCCAAAGAAAAAGCGGACGAAATTGTAAGTTCCGCAAGAGCTACTATAGAAAAGACAATAAAAGAAATAAAAGAAACAAGAGCTTCCAAGGAAGCAATAAAGAAATACAAAAAAAGTTTTGCATCTTTAATTTCAAAAGAAGAAAAAGAAGAGAAGAAAATAAAAACCTTATCTAAATTCTCTAAAATTAGCTATGATATCGATATGAATGTTCCCCTTGAAATTTCTGTACGCGGAATGACCCAAGAAGAAGCATGGAAAGCAACCGATAAATTCCTTGACAAAGCGATTCTTGCAGATTACCCTTCTGTTAGAATCCTCCATGGAAAAGGAAGCTGGATATTGCGAAATATGCTTCACAAAAAACTCAAGAAAGACAAAAGAGTAAAAAGTATAAGCACTCCTCCTCACTATGAAGGAGGAGAAGGTGTCACAATAGTTCATCTTAAATGA